The nucleotide sequence ataaaaacaaaccccaTACATACACATCGAATACATAGAAGCACAAAGCGCAGCGCAGCCAAGCTGTGGGTGGGTGAGGAGAGGTATTTTGGTGCAAGTCAGCTGTTCCCCTTCCGAAATCTGTGtctgtgcagccctgggaggGGACTGCGGtttctggaagagaaaggaTCCCTGCACACGCTGCTGGGAGCATTTTTGGTAGCAGTTTATGAGTGCTGGGAGATGTGCTTTTGAATAAGGAAAATACTAAGCATTTGATACAAAATTCGCATTTATGAACGTACCATGAGCGCGTTTCCTGGCTCAGAAAAGGACAACTCCGCGCGCACAGGATGCGGGAGGCTGATCAGCTGTTCGTGTTATATGGAGAGCAGCGACACCCACCACCATTTGGCTGGTACTTGGCTGCAGTCAGCACGCATAAGGCCCTGCAGGAAGAACAAAACGAAGAGCATGCTGTAGTATGAAAAGCAGCTCTCCTAACGCCGCTGTActtcaaaacatttctctgtATCTTTACAAACCACGTTTCCAGGACAGGCTTGAACACGGCATGGCTGGCCAGGCATCCCCTCGGTACTGACTGCAGAAGCTGTGGGGTGACAGCACtgggctggtggctgcagcagcaaagtGTGTGTCGATTCTGGCTGGCCGTGCCCCCCAGCATTACAGTGTTACCAGTGCATTGCATTGCAGTGTTAATGGGCAACCTGCTCCCGGGTGCtgctcccctgctctgctcGCCTCTTGGTACCCAGGGGGATGACTGCTGGGCACGGATCAACACTAGGAAGAGGAATAATGCGGGAATAATACGCAAGCACCCAGGGAGGGGATGGTGCTTTCCAGTGCCATTTGGTGTCTGCTTATCGATTGTtgtacagctttaaaaataaatcacattggGAGGAATTGCATGTGTTCGTTTATCGCATTTCTAGGACATGGTGGTGGTTACATCTGATAAACTGTGTCGTATGGACCTAAGACTGGAGTCATTTGAAGATTATGTACAAATAAGGGTGCAGATACCATTTTAAAAGAGTAATAATGGGACCAGGCATTCAAGAACATCCTTTATTACTGCacagaaagacacagaaaaaggaaatccaAATCAATGAAAACCACAAAGGAATGGTAAagtaaggaaattattttctctctttctagtTATAGAAATCTCTAAGTACTGTAGAAGAGTTAATAAGCACATGACTGTACTGTTGAGATTCTCATCTCCCTCTCTGATCCACGCCACCACAAAAGATCATGCAGTAGGACCATGCAGGTCACAAAATGACAGAGGTGACTGTGTCACTGGAGGCACCAGACTCATTTTCATTCTGCTACAAGCTCTTGAATTGATGaattaaagttttttgttgttgttgttgttttgttttgttttgtgtttttgaacAAAACGAAAATACAACTATACTGACTTAAAAACTGTGAACAAGATGTCTTGCCTGACATTAAATAAACTGGTCAACCTAAATCAGATGGGGGAGTATAATTTTCCTATTCCTGTTCTAAGATGACATTTTAACACTTTCTTTTGTAAAATTAGTAATGTTTCTTGTTTGTAGAACAAACACTGTTTTCTGGTTCTTAAACAACACACTGATGTAATGATGCTGTGTGCCTACTACACTGATATATCTGATTTGAAGTAAAATACATATGTTAGTTTTAAGCTGTCCAGATTGGTAATGCCATTTcttttgcttgcatttttttcctactaataTTTGTACAACTCCAGTATAAAACAAACTGATGAATCTTTTTGTGCCGCTGTTGTGAATTAGTTTGTAGTAATATCATAATAGACTGTATGCTCCCTGCCCACTTCCACTCATTAACATCATAGGAATAATCCTTTAAATTTTAAGACTATGCAAATGAGAAAGGCAAGCAAGATTTGGTTGTGGTGGCCTTCATATTGTACTTTATAATTAGTTTGGTAAAGTGCATTAGGACCATCAGTACCAGCTATTATATACAGTAGTAATTAAATACACAATCTCtaatatttactatttattatCCCCAAAGTAACTTTGGGATCCTCTTATAGAAGGCTTTATATAAGGGCTAAGTTCTGTTATCGTATCATTCAATTATGCATTTTGCTATAATAGCGTAAAAAGTATAGTAGTATAGTAATactataaaaatcaaaaagttAGCATAGCATAGTTCCAGTGAATATTCAGAATAGTTGCAATCAGCTCTCTAAAACTTAATGGCACTGTAaacttttattgtatttatattaTGATGATGATAGGTTGCTATTTGTGTGTCATACTCAGTTTAATCCTTGCTATTTACAGTAATGGAAAAAGCCATCCAAACACCAAAGGACTAAAGAAACCAGTTTCTCATGTGAAACTGACTCCTGGAACATTAGGGAAAAATGTATCAAGTGCCAGTGAAAAGGTAAATCAAACCAGTTCTTTGTTTATAGAAAAAGGGTACCTAGTTTATGTCAGCTTTTATAGTAACATCACATATTTTCATACCTTTTCAGACTTCCCACGATACTCAATATGGCAACCAACCAAGTACTTTTAGGAAGGGAAGAAACCAGCTGGATGACAATGCTCAGTCAAAACGGTAATTCTGTGCTAAGATCATCTGTTTAATTTAATCAAGCAGGTATTTAAATGCTTGTGATAAAATCATGGCTTCATTTTGTTGCCTTTAACTTCCCTAGACTCAGAATTCAGAATTTCTGTGGATAATGAACGTACGTAGTCAATATGGAAACTTAACTATACTGCCTTAATAGGTTCTCAGgcaaattcagaataaaataaaacaataaaaaaatagtagtaGGTAGCATTCTTTCTGCcatcaaatattaattttgccTTATTACTAAATTTCCATGCCATTTGTAGTTTAATTTGTGTAGGTCTAGGTCCTTGAAGGAGGTGGCAAGAACTTTGTAACCTGTTGTTCCAAATACATCAATCATTCTAACAGGATatgatctttgtttttttaaggatcACGAGTGTTTGTACATCACTTCCTAGAGTACAAGGATCAAAGAAGAGTCTCCCAGAAGCAAGGCAAAGTGAATCTTTAGTGCACAGGATCCCTCCTGCCATAAAAGGCAGCACACAAGGTAGCTTCTGTAAGGTTAAAGACGTGCCAGtacaacatttttattgcagtaaaaaagaaaaatttgaaaagaatCGTGAAGAATATGTTGCTGAAGCTGGTCCATGCTCCTCTAAATGGCAAGGAGCATCTGCAGGTGAAATGTTTCTTGATTTTCAATCGGTACAAATTATTAAAGAAGATGCTGAAGATGATAGTGCCAGTGATCTCTCTGATTCAGAAAGGATTCCCATTCCTCCATCTCCCTGCACACCACCAGAACTCATACTCCGAGCTGAGGAAATTGATCCAGGTTGTTTGGAGCATGTACCTGATACAGGTTTTAAAGAATCAGAATATTACTACCCAGACTTCCTGCCACCCCCTTTCAACTCATGGGACTTGAAGCAACTGGCTATCTTTGTTAATGTAGAGGGTAAATCTGAATTTCGACCAAAGCCAACAGGATTTCTGGAGAAATACATTGATCGCCTTCTGCAGCTGGAATGGCTGCAAATGCAGACTGTACAGAACGAGAAGGTAAAGGCAGCCAAAGCCAGACCACAGACTGCTCCCAGTGCCATACGTACCCTAAAAAGCCCTGGCAAATGCAAAGCATTGTTCAGCCCATTGCCTAGCAAGCAATTGGCTCCCCAGGAAAGTGTTACAAAGCTCCCTGCATGCTATTCAGGTCACAGGGGAGATTTATACTGTGAAGAAAGTCGACAGTTCTGTTCACATCCAGGTCACTTGAAACTATCTGAGAGAATAGGATATGCAATGTCTTCTCAGAGACAATCTGGTGAAGTAAGAagtgaactgaaaaaaacaactgcaaagcAACAGCTTCTCAATATTCAGCCACCTGAGAACAAATCTAAAATTCAAAATGTTGGTAACATCAGACCCCCTAAGCAAGCATCAGTATACCATGGTTCAGCTGCTCCCATGAAAGGCGTAAAAACATATGCATGTACAAACCCAAAGAAAAATGGCAATGCTAACAATTACGTTCCTTCTAAAAAACCAACAGGggacaggaaaattaaaacaaatggcACGAAGCAAACATCgcacaaattaaaatgaagaatgatttttaaatgttagaaaaaatgtaaatgttaaaaacaacatCTTTTTTGATGTTTCTTGACTGCTAGAAAGCATTTGGCCAATGCAGAAGGGTCATGTTTTCTTCATCGCAAGATCCTGAAAAGACATGTTCTCAATGCATGGTTCTAAGTCAGCACTGTTCTTTTCAATACGTTTGATCTTAAGCCAGCAAGGCCATCAGGAAATCTTTTCCCTGAAGGTGTGTCTTCCATCAGTCTTTCCTCAGAAGTATTTATAATTGCTCAATGAAGATAACACTAGCAGAATATGAAAATTTAGAGATGTACAATATGTCCTATTTGCACCAGCTGAACTCCATTGAAATCCATTGTGTTTCCTCTGCTTACCTTGGTGTATTTGAGAGAATAAGAGCTGCGCTCTTTTTCTGTAACAGATGTGCTATTTTGAGACAGGTTTGATGgtgttctgttttctgatggaaaaaggGCTCAAttgtttttataatataatGGAGTAACCTATCTATACAAAGTCAAACTCTAATTCTTCATAGAAGATGATAAATTGAGTTTTTTgatgtgtttgatttttatttattttttgctaggaagaagaatggaaataaagtattgaaatattttaatgcagaaaggattattttaaagacaaacaaTTACTAGGGAGCAGACAGCTTCTGTAGTGGCAGATTAAGAATAAggaatgcatatttttatacCCAGAAACcttcactgtatttatttacagtattcCTTCAAGTTAATTTTGTAAACCTTGATGCTTTTTgtcatttagaagaaaagacCAAATTTCAAACCGCACGTGGATATCAATAACTAATGCAAAATGATAATATTACTAAATATTCTGTCGTCTAATGTCCGGAACTCATAAACTCTCAAAACATAGAAAATAGACTCTTACGGGATGAATTTGAAAGCTATTTTAAGGTCTGTTAAAGATATATTTTGATACAAAAGATATCTATTTTCAGTTACTGAAATGACAATTCCATGGTCCAGTCTACTTCACTTAGCTTGGCTTATTTCAGGGTTTAGTGATGTGGCATGGGGAAATACCCTACAGAAAGAAATTGTAcaattttttaatgcagtgtCCTGTCCTTGGACTCTATTTTGAATTGTGTCTGTGAGATACAAGAGAATGTGAAAAATAAGTCAGTGGATATTCAAGTGTCAGTTCAGCTGTTATCTGGGGACACAATCCTGTTAAAACGAAGTtctagaaaatgttttgaactttcattttaaaatgaaatacttccTGACCACCATTAGCTTCATCCTCAGCCACCTGTCACAGCGAACTGTTTATGAGAAGTGAGCTGAGGTCTGATGGACCAAATTTTACAAGTGGATCCTTCCCATTTTGATATCAAATGAAAAAGTAGCAAATGCTAAAgaatatatttatgtacataGTTGAATTGCACTTCTCTGGTTGATCTCATCTTGGTTTTAAGATGCTTAGCTGTTTCTATTCATTCGTTGTGCCTACCAGATCTTCAGCTTTGTAAAATTTCAATGCATGGATTTACATGTAGTTTAAAATGAGAGAACATTAATAAATATAGTAATAAACTAGATTATTTTACAGTACATAAAAACAATGCTCAGGAATAgtgtgagaaatatttttagtggcTTTTTCCTAGTCTACTGGAGACCAAATGTGAAATTTTAAATTgataaaggaaacaaatttaATGTACAGTATATTTCCATATTCAGTATTTGTTAGgatacagttaaaataaattgtagTTGCTTGTATGTTGTGCTCTATGCAATTAAAGTGGAACTTAATCTGACATGCTCAACGATCAAATAAATTGGCTGTGTTGCAGGTGTGATGAAACTTACAGGATGGCATTCAAATACCAGCAACTGCACAGCACTGTCACATTtcatccttttgttttgttccagaCTCCTTgtgtatttcagcttttttagATGAAAGGATCTTGCATCCACTGCTGGAATTTCAGGCTTTGGCCAAATTCTCCAAGCCTTCATTAGTCAAGTTTTCCTGATTCACATTAAGAGTAGTGAAAGTAAGACTGCTCTTACTATGTAATAAGCGCTGTTCTAGTGCATGATTTTAGTACCCTGTTTTGGCACTCTACTATAGGCACCAAAAGCAAGGTGAGCAGGATCAAGTCAATAATCAGAAtggcagtttttaaaaacaaattctctTAGATGCAGTAAATAATTCAGCATGTTATTATGACACTGAATATTAGTGTATGCTAaatttttatctgaaatgtGGCTTTATATTGGTGCTTTCCTAGATTACATGGAGAGCATGTAGACATACGCATTTTGCATGATCACCtcttaaagaataaataaataaatggtgttTCAGTCAGCTTTGACTAGAGCAAAGGCGATTGGcactgagaattttttttctcacagacCCAGGAATTAGTAAGTATTGTTTTAATGTAGCACTTGTGGTCTAATGCACTTTAATCTGTTGTTGGAGACTTTTTAAGAAGTTTAATGGGCAGAGATGGTGATGGCACTGAAAACAAGTCTGAATACTTGTTCATCACTAAGCTCTGGCTGTGATCACGACAAGTAAGTTTGTCTCACATGATAATCACACGATTCTGATTCTAATTTTTGTTCGTTCATTTGATACtttcaaa is from Anas acuta chromosome 16, bAnaAcu1.1, whole genome shotgun sequence and encodes:
- the FAM217B gene encoding protein FAM217B isoform X2, with amino-acid sequence MKTTKECNGKSHPNTKGLKKPVSHVKLTPGTLGKNVSSASEKTSHDTQYGNQPSTFRKGRNQLDDNAQSKRITSVCTSLPRVQGSKKSLPEARQSESLVHRIPPAIKGSTQGSFCKVKDVPVQHFYCSKKEKFEKNREEYVAEAGPCSSKWQGASAGEMFLDFQSVQIIKEDAEDDSASDLSDSERIPIPPSPCTPPELILRAEEIDPGCLEHVPDTGFKESEYYYPDFLPPPFNSWDLKQLAIFVNVEGKSEFRPKPTGFLEKYIDRLLQLEWLQMQTVQNEKVKAAKARPQTAPSAIRTLKSPGKCKALFSPLPSKQLAPQESVTKLPACYSGHRGDLYCEESRQFCSHPGHLKLSERIGYAMSSQRQSGEVRSELKKTTAKQQLLNIQPPENKSKIQNVGNIRPPKQASVYHGSAAPMKGVKTYACTNPKKNGNANNYVPSKKPTGDRKIKTNGTKQTSHKLK
- the FAM217B gene encoding protein FAM217B isoform X1, whose translation is MGPGIQEHPLLLHRKTQKKEIQINENHKGMVNNGKSHPNTKGLKKPVSHVKLTPGTLGKNVSSASEKTSHDTQYGNQPSTFRKGRNQLDDNAQSKRITSVCTSLPRVQGSKKSLPEARQSESLVHRIPPAIKGSTQGSFCKVKDVPVQHFYCSKKEKFEKNREEYVAEAGPCSSKWQGASAGEMFLDFQSVQIIKEDAEDDSASDLSDSERIPIPPSPCTPPELILRAEEIDPGCLEHVPDTGFKESEYYYPDFLPPPFNSWDLKQLAIFVNVEGKSEFRPKPTGFLEKYIDRLLQLEWLQMQTVQNEKVKAAKARPQTAPSAIRTLKSPGKCKALFSPLPSKQLAPQESVTKLPACYSGHRGDLYCEESRQFCSHPGHLKLSERIGYAMSSQRQSGEVRSELKKTTAKQQLLNIQPPENKSKIQNVGNIRPPKQASVYHGSAAPMKGVKTYACTNPKKNGNANNYVPSKKPTGDRKIKTNGTKQTSHKLK